The Flavivirga eckloniae genomic interval AAACTAGCAGAAGCTATCGATACTATAGTTGAACCTGAGGAGTGAATTGACAGTATTTAGTGATCAGTTGGCAGTAATCAGTAATTCAGTAGTAAATAACAGTATTCTCTTTGCGGCTTAGTGCCTTGGCGAGAAATATCTAGTATACAGCGTTCAGTGACAGTAGGCAGTTGCTAATCAATACCATTTAAACTCTTAATTCCTTTGCGACTTTGCGGCTCAGCGAGAAACACCAAGTGTACGGTTTTCAGTGGCAGTAAGCAGTTACTAGTCAATACCATTTAAATTCTTAATTCCTTTGCGGCTCAGCGAGAAACACCAAGTATACAGCGTTCAGTGGCAGTAGACAGTTGCTAATCAATACCATTTAAACTCTTAATTCCTTTGCGGCTTTGCGATTTAACAAAAGACATCAAGTGTTCCAGTTAACAGTAGTTCAATAATCAAAAAACAACTATTTTCTCTCCACATCTGTGTGTCCTGAAAAGATCATAAAGCAATCACAACATCAAATAGGCAATAACCCGTATTCCACACAAGATCAATTTCTAAAAATTAAAGTTAGTAACCATTATTTTTGATTAGTAGATTTTTTTAAATTTGCTAGCATTATAGAATAACAGATTCCTATACTTAAAAGGGATCACAAATTAAAGCATATAATTATGGGAAGAGCTTTTGAATTTAGAAAAGCAAGAAAAATGAAACGTTGGGCCGCAATGAGTAAAGCATTTACTCGTATTGGTAAGGATATTGTCATGGCAGTAAAAGAAGGAGGTCCCGACCCAGCAGGTAATTCCCGCTTAAGAGCAGTTATTCAAAACGCCAAGGCAGTAAACATGCCAAAGGACAATATAGAACGTGCTATTAAAAAAGCTAGTGATAAAAACCAGGGCGATTACAAAGAAGTTATTTTCGAGGGTTACGCACCTCATGGCATAGCCGTTTTAGTAGAAACAGCAACAGATAACAACACTCGAACAGTAGCCAATGTACGTAGCTATTTTAACAAGTGTGATGGTAGTTTAGGAACATCTGGTTCTGTTGTTTTTATGTTCGACCATACGTGTAACTTTAGAATCAATTCAGAAGGTTTAGATCCGGAAGAAATAGAATTAGAATTTATAGATTTTGGTGCAGAAGAAGTATTTGCAGACGACGATGGCATCTTAATATATGCACCTTTTGAAAGTTTTGGAGCCATACAAGCCGAGTTAGAAGCACGTGAAATAGAAATCCTGTCTTCTGGTTTTGAACGTATTCCACAAGTAACAAAACCACTTACTCCAGAACAGGCTACAGACGTTGAAAAACTTTTGGAAAAACTAGACGACGACGACGACGTACAGAACGTATACCATACCATGGAGGAAAGTACAGAGTAAAAAGAAACACAAAAAGTAAAAACTATCATTTTGAGCACAATCGTTAAACCCCACACCCAAAAACTCGATAAAACAATTAGATGGGGTATTATTGGATGCGGTGATGTTACAGAAATAAAAAGTGGTCCCGCATACAAAACAATTGAAGGTTTTGAGCTAGCAGCAGTTATGAGACGAGACTTCGACAAAGCAAAAGACTATGCCGAAAGACATGGTGTAAGCAAAGTTTTTGCAGATGCTGATGAGCTGATTAACGATGATGACATCGATGCTGTTTATATAGCGACACCACCAGACACCCACAAATATTATGCCCTGAAAGTTGCTGCTGCCAATAAACCTTGCTGTATTGAAAAACCAATGACACCTAGTTATTCGGAGAGTTTAGCTATACATCAAGCGTTTAAAGATAAGAACCTTCCCCTATTCGTAGCTTATTATAGAAGATCATTACCACGTTTTAATCAAGTAAAGGATTGGTTAGACAACAAGTATATAGGAGATGTTAGACATATTAATTGGCGCTATAATAAACCTGCTAGCGATATAGATAATTCTAAAGCATACAATTGGAGAACAGATGCTAAAATAGCTCCAGCAGGTTACTTTGACGACTTGGCCAGTCATGGACTCAATTTATTTACCTTTCTAATTGCCGATATAACAGATGCCTATGGCATAAGTGGCAATCAACAAGGTCTTTATACGTCAAAAGACACAGTAACGGCTTGTTGGATTCATGAAAATGGTGTTACAGGATCTGGTAATTGGAATTTTGGTTGCGATGGTCATACGGATAAAGTTTTGATTTCCGGAAGCAAGGGAACCATACAATTTTCCATTTTTCACGACAACCCAATTGTATTAAACAGTGAGACAAAAAATGAAGAATTATTCATTGAAAACCCGAAACATATACAAATACATCACGTAACGGGTATGAGAGATATGCTTATAAAAAAGAATTATACGCACCCATCTACGGGAACTACTGCCCTTCATACGAGTTGGGTTATGGATAAGATTCTAGGTAACCTATAAATTAATGCATGTTACACTAAGCCTCCTGTGTCTCGACAGCAAGAGGATATCTTACAATACAAGTTTATGTTAATATGGTTGGTGAGATTTCTCACTGTGTTCGAAATGACACGGAATTCTGCACTAGTACTAAAATACAAAGTCGATTCTAAAAGTTTAAAACAAAAACCCTTCCAGAAAACTGGAAGGATTTTTTACCTAAAGCTAAATTCAATAACAATTAAGTTATCAATATAACCTCTTTTAATTCCAAACTGTATAAGTCATAATACAGTTATCGCTATAAAATAGTTCAATTAAAATAGGTTATGCTTTGCTGCTTATTAAAAAGCACTATTATTTTTTTATAAAGATGTTAGTAAAATACCACCTTCCATTTTCATTTTTTTCAGCCGAAACATCAAAGTTTGTAAAGTCTCCTTCTATAGTCCCTCTATGTCCGTCACTCTTTATCCAGGCCTTTACTACCGTTTGTGCAGTACTATACCCATAGGCTACGTTTTCAGATACTTTTTTAGCACCAGCATTAGCTTTTAAATAATTGCTACGGGTATAAAAATTATCGTGAGATACCACGTTGTTATCCACCATATAATCTGTATGGCTATAAGCTACAGATTTAACTACAGACATGTCTTCTAAAGTGTTTAATCCAAGAGACAATCTATAATCATTAATAAGTTCAAGTATTTCTATTTCTATCTCTTTTGCCTCAAGTGAAACAAGGCTTAATTCGATAGTATCCGTTTTATCATCAATGCTGTCTGTTGAGCAAGAAGTGAGCGTCAACACAGCAAACAATGTCAATAATGACAGTTTTGTTACTGACTTCATAAGTAGGTAATTTAGATTAGGTATGGTAAAAATAGTAGCCTACTCCGAAGTGAATGTTAAAGAAATGTTAAAATCGATTAAAAACGTGTATTTTATCGTACAAATTTGTTTTTAATCGACGAAATGCGATTTTAAACGAAATGAAATGTATTTAAACGGTAATTTAAGGAGATAATCGATCGATTTTCCAGTTAAAATCTGGTTGAAGTGTGAATCTAATCCTATCGTGCAATCTATTAGGGCGTCCTTGCCAAAATTCAATTTCAAAAGGCTTAACGATATACCCGCCCCAATTAGCTGGTCTTGGAATTTCTTTTCCTTCAAATTCTTTTTCTAATTCAACAAGTCTTTTCTCAATGATATCTCTATTCTCTATAATTTCACTCTGATTTGAAACTAAGGCTCCTAACTGACTTCCTCTTGGTCTGGACTCAAAATAACCATCACTTAAGTTTTCTGCAATCTTTTCTGCTTTTCCTTTAATAATAATCTGACGTTCGGCTCCATGCCAAAAAAAAGACAAGCATACGTTAGGATTTTTGGCTATGGCTAGCCCCTTTTCACTATTATAGTTTGTGTAAAAAATAAACCCTTCATAGGTAAAACGCTTAAGCAGTACAACTCGATTCTTTGGAAAACCATCCAAGCCAATTGTAGAAACCGTCATGGCATTGGTTTCATCTTCAACAAAAAATTTATCGATTTCATAAAACCATTTTTGGAATAATTCCATTGGGTTTTCTGGTACATCCTTTAAAAGTAATTCGTGCTTTTCGTAAGACTTTCTATAATTGCTTAAATCCTTTTCCATAGATTACAAAATAACAAAAAAATAATGTTTTATAAGGCATTAAAATTTAATGAAACATCGTAAATTAGCTATATCTCAAAGAATAGCATCCCAATGAAATTTGAAAGTTCTCTCTACTGTAAAAAGTTAAGCTACTACAAGTTAGAATTGCCCTTTGGTGATTTTTTTTTATGTGAAAAATTTATAATATCAGAACTACACGCTGGCATACATTTTGACTGGCCTAAGATTAAAATAGTCGCTAAAGAAGTATTGAATTTCTATAGTGAAAATAGCAAACTAGGCTATATTTCTAATAGAGTTAATTCTTATTCTGTAGACCCCCAAGTTTGGACAAAAGTGGAACGCTTTAACAGAAATAGTTTTGTAATTGGTGGTGCTATCGTGTACTACAATGATAGGATGTATTTAAACGCTACTTTAGAAAAAAGGTTTTCTAAGGTTAAAATAGTCCCTTTTTTGTCTTTAGATAGCGCTATTGAATGGATTGTAAACTTGGTTGATTCTAAATAAACCCCTTCACTCTCACAAATACTCTCAAAAAATGCCCCAATGAAATTTGAAAATTCCCCCCATAGCAAAACATTGAACTATTACAAGCTCGTATTGCCTTTTGGCAATTTTTTTTTATGTGAAAAATTTATAATATCAGAATTACATACCGGTGTACATTTCGATTGGCCTAAAATAGAAATGGTCATTAAAAATGTTTTTAAGTTCTATGGCGAGAATACGAGATTAGGCTATATTTCGAATAGAATTAACTCCTATTCGGTTAGTCCACAAGATTGGGAAAAAGCAGAACAGTATAATTTAATGACAGGCATTGCTATTGTATACTATAATTATATGACCTATTTAAATATTTCTTTAGAAAAAAGATTTTTAAAAGTTAATTTTCACCCATGCTTATCTTTAGATGAAGCTATTGAGTGGGTTCTAGGTTTGGAAGAATCGAAATAAACCTCAAATCGAGAGCGTTTTTACATTACGCATCACATTAACAGAGCAGTTCCCAATCTTCATTTAGTTTTACCAAAACAAATCATGATTCCTCCAGCTTTTGTAACCATATAACATCCTTTAATTAAGTAACATAATTTGTATTATCATTTTTTTATTGTAATTTTCTTACAAAAAAATATCTTTTGATAAAATACAAATTATGAGATTTGAAGATTCTAACTACTACAAGACTTTAGCTTCAAAAAAGATTGTTTTAAAAACTGGCACATTTTACTTTACGAAACACTTTTGTATTTCTGAAATTAATGAAGGTGTACATTTGGGTTTTAAAGAAGCTCAAAACATTATTATGGCTTTGTTTGAGCATTATGGTGAAGAGTTAAAAATTGGTTTTATATCGAATCGTATAAACTCATACTCTCTTGACATTAGGGAATGGATGAAATTTAATGAGACTTATAATTTTTTAATTGCTACAGCTATTGTTACTTATAATGATTTAAACTTCAACATTGCTATTATTGAAAAATACTTATCTAATATGAGCATTAAAAAATGTAATACTTTAAATGAGGCTATTAGTTGGATCGTGAACCTAAAAGAATTTAATATCGTAAATACTTAAATCTATAACTTTTCATAATAATACAAAGTCTAGTATTATTAAAATACAGCATTCTTTCCTCTAAATATTTTAATCGTCATAATGTGTCCAATTTGCGACTAAAGGTGAAATTTGAAGCTTTTTCTTTTTAAGAATGAAGCTTTTTTATTACATAATTGGTAATCTCCTACTGTTTTAACTAAAATTATCCAAGAAAAATTCAAAAATATCCCAAAAAAGATATTTCAAAGCTTTCGTATTTTATAAAACATTGTAAATTATGCGCCTCTCAAAATATTAAGCAAATGAAATTTGAAAATTCTCTCTTTAGTAATGAACTAAATTACTACAAATTGCAAATGAGCTTTGGTAACTTTTTTTTATTCGAAAAATTTATAATCTCAGAATTGGGTGATGGTGTACACATCGATTGGCCAAAAATTAAAACTGTAACTAATGAAGTTCTAGATTTTTATGGTGAAAATGCTAAAATAGGATATATCTCCAATAGAATTAACTCGTATTCTATAGATCCGTGTATTTGGACAAAAGTTTATAAAAAATACAATAAAAGAATGGTAGGTGGTTCTATTGTATCATATAACCGTATGATGTGCATGAATGCTTCATTCGAAAAAATGTTCTCAAGGTTTAATATTAAGGTTAGCTTGTCCTTAAATGAAGCTTTAAACTGGGTTACAGATTTGGACGAATTATACTAAAATTCGAAAATTTTTCCATCTTCGCATAACTCTACGTTGCTAAAAACTTCCTGAGCTTCTTCTTTGAAGGCATTTAAGCTATCGTAACGCGTAGAATAATGTCCCAGCAACAATGTACCTGCATTAGCTAATTTCGCTATTGTAGCAGCCTCCTTAGCCGTAGAATGCTTGGTTTTAGGTCCTAAGTGCGCATGTTTATCTAAAAAAGTAGATTCGTGGTATAACACATCTACATTTTTAATAGTCGGCACAATATCTTCCTTGTACATAGTATCACTACAAAAGGCATAGCTCATTGGTTTAATACCATCTTTGGTAACTGTTTCATTTTTAATGGTTACACCATCTTCGTTAACCACATCAAATCCTTGCACCAGTTTTCTGTAATAAGCAACATGAATGTTGGCTTCTTCTACCGCATCAATATCCAATTTACGGTTGCCTTCTTTTTCTTTAAACATAAACCCATTGGTATAAACCCTATGGTTTAATGGAATTGTATGTACTTCTACCTTTTCATCTTCAAAAATTAATTCTGATGCATCCGAAGTTAATTCATGAAAGATCAGGTTGTAATTAGTCCAGGAATCGGCCAGCTTCATTTGCATGGTAATCACTTCTTTGATTCCTTTTGGTCCATAAATATGTAAGTCTGCTTCTCTGGTAAGCAACCTAAAAGTTGATATTAAGCCTACCAAACCAAAAAAATGATCGCCGTGTAAATGCGAAATGAATATATGTTTAATGCGATTAAACTTTATTTTATGCTTACGGAGTTGTACTTGAGTTCCCTCGCCACAATCAATTAAAAACATATGGTTATTAATTTCCAGTACTTGGGATGTGGTATTGTTTAGTGTTCTTGGAGTTGCGCTATAACAACCTAAAATAGTGAGCCTCATATATTATACAAAAGTAGGTTTGTAATTTAATGAATCTGATACTACAAATTTATTCCTTAAACTAAATGTATATGCCGTATCGTTATGTTTGTTAAAATAATTCAAATTGTGCTCAACGTCCTTACACATACCAAAACTTGTTACCGTGTTTACGTACTCAATAAGGTGTGGTTTATTCATATTAAAACCCTAAATCGCGTTCCATTTCTTCCATCTCAATAATGTCGTAAGCCTCTTGTGTGGTAGGTACAACTACTATTTCGTCTGGAATATCATCTATATCAATTTTATCTGAAACAACCACAAAAGATTGCTTGGTAGCACGATGGTTATTCGATATTTCCAAAAACTCAACAATATCTTGCTGTTTTAGTTTATTTAAAGTCGTTAAAACAACAATAATATTATTGTTTTTAAATTTCGGGTACAAAGCTTGTAGTTTCTTAACTAACTCTACAACCGTAGCTTTTTCTTGCGTAACTATAGAAGTATTTCCATTCTGGTCTAAAATCATAATCTACTGTTTTATTTTCGACGCTAATAAATATATAGCTGCCATTCTAATGGCGACACCATTTTGGACTTGATCCAAAATAATCGACTGTTTAGAATCGGCAACATCACTGGTAATTTCCACTCCCCTGTTAATAGGTCCTGGATGCATGATCGTAATTTCTTTATCTAATGAATCTAACAATTCTTTATTAACCCCAAACTGTTGGGTGTATTCTCTGGTAGATGGGAAATAGCTAATATCCATACGTTCGTTTTGCACACGTAACATATTTGCTACATCACACCAATTCAACGCTTTAAGTAAATTTGTTTCAACCTTTACTCCAAGTTCATTAATAAACTTGGGTAATAAGGTTTTTGGTCCGCAAACCATAACCTGAGCGCCTTGTAACTGCAAGGCAAATATATTTGAAAGCGCTACACGGCTATGAAGAATATCTCCAACTATAACCACTTTTTTTCCTGCTACATCCCCTAATTTTTCTCTTATAGAATACGAATCTAAAAGTGCTTGTGTAGGGTGTTCGTGAGCACCATCCCCAGCATTAATAATACTAGCATTTATATGCTTTGATAAAAAAACACCTGCTCCCGGATTAGGATGCCTCATTACAACCATATCTACTTTCATAGATAAGATATTATTAACAGTATCGATTAATGTCTCTCCTTTTTTTACAGAAGATTGTCCCGACGAAAAATTAATAACATCTGCAGATAAACGTTTTTCGGCCAATTCGAACGATAATTTTGTTCTTGTTGAATTTTCGAAAAAAAGGTTAGCTATAGTTATATCTCTAAGCGAAGGTACTTTTTTAATGGGTCGGTTAATAACTTCTTTAAAATGATCGGCTGTTTCAAAAATAAGTTGGATATCTTTTTCTTTAAGATATTTTATACCTAATAAGTGATTGACACTTAATTCGCTCATGTTTTTAATATTCAGTTAGCAGTTTTCTGTTGCCAGTCGTTCTCCATCTAGCCACTAGCAAAATTATTATTTTTCAATTAAATAAACCGAATCTTCGTTATCGTACTCTTTCCAGTTTACTTTTACTCTTTCATTATTTATAACATCTACCTGTCTTCCTCGATAATCTGGCTGAATAGGTAAATGTCTACTAAAACGTCTGTCTATTAGTGTTAATAACTCTATTTCGTTTGGCCTTCCAAAAGACTGAATAGCAGTTAAGGCTGCTCTAATACTACGGCCCGTATACAAAACATCATCAATAAAAACAATATCCTTCCCTTCTACTAAAAAGTTGATTTTGGTCGTATTGGCTTCAAGTGTTTTATCGCCTCTGCGAAAATCGTCTCTGTAAAATGTAATATCCAGATGACCTAATTGAATGTCTTTAACCTTGTAATCTTCTTCCAATATTTTCGCTAATCTATCGGCTAAAAATATACCTCGTGGCTGTAAACCAATTAAAACGGTATTAGAAAAATCGGTATGCTTTTCAATAAGTTGACAAGCCAATCGGTGAAGAATGATGTTTACCTCTTTTGCGTTAAGTAAAACTTTTTGACTCATATAAACTATCCAAACGTGTTTGGAGTACAAAGATAATGCAAAATTTTAGAAGTGGAAGCATAAATGTAATACTTCCGAAGTCAATATTCTTTACATATAAAAAAGCCTTCAATTTCTTGAAGGCTTTTTAGTTTATATTTCGGGATTAGCTTATGCTTTTCCGTCCATTTTATCTTTAAGAGCTTGTAAAGCATCATTAGCATCACCTAAAGTTGGTTTTGCTTCTGCTGCTGCACTAGCTGCTTTCTTAACTGCTGCTTTAACGTTAGCAACTTCTTCTGCTTTAAATACAGCTGTATGAGATGCTACTACACGTTTAAACTCTTTGTTAAATTCAATAATTTTGAATTCTGCAGCTTCTCCTTTTTTAAGTTTGCTTCCATCTTCTTTTTCAAGGTGACGAGAAGGTACAAAAGCAACGATATCTTCGTTAAACTCAACTGTAGCTCCTTTGTCAACGATCTCAGCGATAGACGCATTATGAACAGTTTCTAAAGCGAATTCTGTTTCATACTTATCCCAAGGGTTTTCAGTTGTTTGTTTGTGACCTAAACTTAATTTACGTCCTTCAACATCTAACTCTAATACGATTACTTCTAACTTGTCTCCTACTGCACAGAACTCAGATGGGTGCTTGATTTTCTTAGTCCAAGATAAATCAGAGATATAAATCAATCCATCAATACCTTCTTCTAATTCAACAAATACACCAAAGTTTGTAAAGTTACGTACAATACCCGTATGCTTAGAAGCTAATGGGTACTTACCTGTAATATCTGTCCATGGGTCTGGCGTTAATTGCTTAATACCTAGAGACATTTTACGATCTTCTCTATCTAATGTTAAGATAACTGCTTCAACTTCGTCTCCAACAGAAACGAAATCTTGAGCTGAACGTAAATGTGTAGACCATGACATTTCAGATACGTGAATTAATCCTTCAACACCATCTGCTACTTCAATAAATGCACCGTAATCTGCAATTACAACTACTTTACCTTTTACTTTATCACCTACTTTCACCTCTTCAGCAAGAGCTTCCCATGGGTGTTTGCTTAATTGTTTTAATCCTAATTGGATTCTTGATTTGTTCTCATCAAAATCAAGGATTACAACATTAAGTTTTTGGTCTAATTCCACAATTTCGTTTGGATGGTTAATTCTAGACCAAGATAAATCTGTGATATGAACTAATCCATCTACTCCACCAAGATCAATAAATACACCGTAAGACGTAATGTTTTTAACAACACCTTCTAGTACTTGACCTTTTTCTAATTGACCAATGATTTCTTTCTTCTGAATCTCAATATCAGCTTCGATAAGTGCTTTATGAGATACTACTACGTTTTTGAATTCGTGGTTGATTTTAACAACTTTGAACTCCATAGTTTTATTTACGTACTGATCGTAATCTCTAATTGGTTTAACATCAATTTGAGATCCTGGTAAGAATGCTTCAATTCCAAAAACATCTACAATCATACCACCTTTAGTTCTGCATTTAACAAAACCATTAACGATCTCTCCGCTATCGTGAGCCGCATTAACGCGATCCCAAGCTTTGATTACACGTGCTTTTCTGTGAGATAATACTAATTGTCCTGTAGCATCTTCGCGAACATCAATTAATACTTCTACTTTATCTCCAACTGCTAAGTTAGGATTGTAACGAAATTCGTTTAAAGAAATAACACCTTCAGATTTTGCATTAATATCTATAATCGCATCTCTATCAGAAATGTGAACTACAGTACCTTCTACAACCTCATCGTTAAGTGTATCAACGAAATTTTCTGCTACTAGTTTTTCAAATTCTTTAAGTTGTTTGTCGTCAACCTCATCAATACCTTCTTGGTAATTGTGCCAATTGAACTCTTTTAAGAATTTTTCGGGATTAGCTTGAGCTTCAGATACTACTGGAGCTTCTTTTTTTGGTGCTTCAGTTGCTTCAACTTCAGCTTGTTTTGCTTTTTCAGCCATTTAAAATTATGCAATGTAGTTTTATATTAAGAAGTACAACTACATTACGTTTTTGTATTCTGTATGTTTTGAAAAGTTTTATGCGAATAACACACAGAAGCGTTATATAAAATTTTGTTTTCGTTCCTTTTATCTTTCCATAATCCGCTAAAAGGAGTGCAAAAATACATTTTTTCGATAAATTAGCCTAATTTTAGTACAATATCTTCTTAAAGTCTTAAATCTGTATAAATATCTAGAGGTCAACATCATTAAGTCAAAAAATTCATTTCGTTCATTTAATACTTTCTTCAGGTTTCATTCTAAATAAAGCCGAAATATATTAATGTGACTTTTGCTTTTCTTCTGTGTCTAAACTAAACAAAAAAATAAAACTTAACATATGTTAACCTAGACAAGAATTTATTATCTTGTAATCATTAAATCAAAACTTATAATTATGACAATGAAAGCAAAATACCAACCAGTATTAGAATTGGGAGAATCTCTAAACATTCAGAACGGCGACGTACAAGAAGAAAACGGCGTTTTAAAAGTTTGGGGAACTGCTAATACACCTTATGAAAAAAACCTGATTTGGGATAAAATAAAAGAAATTGGAGGTGAAAGTCCATCGGATATCATGGCAGATATTAAAGTTGCTGATGAAAGTGTTTTTCACAGACACGTAGTTAAAAGCGGTGAAACTTTAGGCAAAATAGCTATAAAGTACTATGGCAACGCATCAAAATACCAAGATATTTTTAAGGCTAATTCCGATATTTTAAAGAATCCTGATTTAATACATCCAGACCAGGAATTGATTATTCCTAATTTGTAACATACTTATGTTCTAGCATTTGGAACATTTAATTAAACTTCATAAATTAAGATCCTGATAAATATATTTATTGGGATCTTGTTTTTAAAAACTTTTGAAGCAAGAAGAGTTATTTTAAATGAAACAAAAAATCCTGTTCTATTTGTTGCTGTAAATATTGCTAAGCTACCAGTTAAAGAAAGTTAGAAAAAATTTATGGTATCTTACCTAAAGATCGGCAAGTAAAGGGTATTAATTAATAAAAATAAATATGAAAAATGCACGATTTCTTTTTCTCCTAGCAATACTATTGTCTTCTCTTAATGGTATATCTCAACAATCTAAAATTGAAATAAACGGAATTATTTTAGATGAATCCAAGACTCCGGTTCCTTTCGTTTCTGTTGGTATAGTTGAAAAATACATTGGAACTGCAAGTACCGAAGATGGAGAGTTTTCTTTTTTAGTTACCAAGAACGAACTTCAAGACTCATTATCGATTTCTAGTTTGGGGTTCAATTCTTATAAAATTAAAGTAGCAGATTATTTAAAACAGGAAAAGAAGGAAATAGTTTTAACCGAAACGGTCACAGAACTTGATGCGGTTAATATCTTGAAACCAGCTGAATATGTTAACCTGGCAAAAAAAGGTCTTAAACAGAATACAATAAGCAACTTCCACCAGGTAGAATTATTATATAGAAGTGCGACAACAGAAAATGGCAAAGCTAAGTTTTTAGTAGAGAATTATATTAAGATTGAATCTCGTGGACTCGCTTCTTATTTTGGAGAGATTCAAGTTGCTGAATCTCGTAAATCTGCTGACTACAGAATTTGGAAACCCGACAGTAAATGGCATTCTATAAATATCCTGGCTCAATTTAATCCGCTTAGACCCAACAATTCTAGTCATAAAAGAAACTTAAAGAAGTTTATCTGGAAAAAAATTGGTGATTCATCTTATGAAGGCGAAGACGTAGTTATTTTAGAAGGACATAATCCTAAAAAGAAGTGGGAAAAAATCATCTTTTATATTGGTATAGATAGCTATAAGGTGTATAGAATTGAACGTGGAAATAGTTTGTATATTTATAAAAATCATGAAAGCGGTAAATTGGTTTTAAGTTATTATAAACACGATTGGAATCTTTCAAAAAACAGAATTCCTGAGGAACATAGAAGTATCCTTAAAGAAACTCATTTTAAAGCTGAGGCTTTTGTCTACAAAGTTATAACTGACAAAAAGAAAATAAAAGTTAGTCCTTATGGTATTAACGTAGACATAGGCATGATCGATATACCTTATAACAGCGATTTCTGGAACAACCTTAGTGCTCCACCTGATACGAAGTTTTATAAACGTATTAAAGATGGTTTGGAAAGCTTATATGGTGTTCCTTTAGAAAGGCAATATGAAATTGTTAATAAAAAATAGAAGATTTGGCAATGAAATATAGCTCTAAATTTTAGATACTGCCATCCTATGTTTATAAAAACTATTATACATAAGCATAGGATGACACATTTTAAATCTCTTCTTTAAACTATAATTTTATTTACGGTGTAAATTCCAATCATACTCCATA includes:
- a CDS encoding LysM peptidoglycan-binding domain-containing protein translates to MTMKAKYQPVLELGESLNIQNGDVQEENGVLKVWGTANTPYEKNLIWDKIKEIGGESPSDIMADIKVADESVFHRHVVKSGETLGKIAIKYYGNASKYQDIFKANSDILKNPDLIHPDQELIIPNL
- a CDS encoding carboxypeptidase-like regulatory domain-containing protein, producing the protein MKNARFLFLLAILLSSLNGISQQSKIEINGIILDESKTPVPFVSVGIVEKYIGTASTEDGEFSFLVTKNELQDSLSISSLGFNSYKIKVADYLKQEKKEIVLTETVTELDAVNILKPAEYVNLAKKGLKQNTISNFHQVELLYRSATTENGKAKFLVENYIKIESRGLASYFGEIQVAESRKSADYRIWKPDSKWHSINILAQFNPLRPNNSSHKRNLKKFIWKKIGDSSYEGEDVVILEGHNPKKKWEKIIFYIGIDSYKVYRIERGNSLYIYKNHESGKLVLSYYKHDWNLSKNRIPEEHRSILKETHFKAEAFVYKVITDKKKIKVSPYGINVDIGMIDIPYNSDFWNNLSAPPDTKFYKRIKDGLESLYGVPLERQYEIVNKK
- the rpsA gene encoding 30S ribosomal protein S1, with amino-acid sequence MAEKAKQAEVEATEAPKKEAPVVSEAQANPEKFLKEFNWHNYQEGIDEVDDKQLKEFEKLVAENFVDTLNDEVVEGTVVHISDRDAIIDINAKSEGVISLNEFRYNPNLAVGDKVEVLIDVREDATGQLVLSHRKARVIKAWDRVNAAHDSGEIVNGFVKCRTKGGMIVDVFGIEAFLPGSQIDVKPIRDYDQYVNKTMEFKVVKINHEFKNVVVSHKALIEADIEIQKKEIIGQLEKGQVLEGVVKNITSYGVFIDLGGVDGLVHITDLSWSRINHPNEIVELDQKLNVVILDFDENKSRIQLGLKQLSKHPWEALAEEVKVGDKVKGKVVVIADYGAFIEVADGVEGLIHVSEMSWSTHLRSAQDFVSVGDEVEAVILTLDREDRKMSLGIKQLTPDPWTDITGKYPLASKHTGIVRNFTNFGVFVELEEGIDGLIYISDLSWTKKIKHPSEFCAVGDKLEVIVLELDVEGRKLSLGHKQTTENPWDKYETEFALETVHNASIAEIVDKGATVEFNEDIVAFVPSRHLEKEDGSKLKKGEAAEFKIIEFNKEFKRVVASHTAVFKAEEVANVKAAVKKAASAAAEAKPTLGDANDALQALKDKMDGKA